In Dermacentor silvarum isolate Dsil-2018 chromosome 2, BIME_Dsil_1.4, whole genome shotgun sequence, the following proteins share a genomic window:
- the LOC125943515 gene encoding uncharacterized protein LOC125943515 — MATMGRFYQFIEDGDEYFQSYVEQFKHFLKASQVSDDLKVSVFITAIGKKAYKSLKTLVEPENPENKTYEQLVQTLQEQYVPTTSVIAEQFKLNRRFQQDSEIVATFAVERKRLATSCDFGAFLDEALRDRFVAGLCDKETQAQLLKNSKLTLKNACDIARSIELARKESRDIQPGAAQGTVSAIHRKPDSGKRAPRWREETSAMPADTRATESLPCIRCGSEHEASICKFRKYRCRLWKRVGHLGAVKL, encoded by the coding sequence ATGGCCACGATGGGAAGGTTCTATCAGTTCATCGAAGACGGTGATGAATATTTCCAGTCCTACGTGGAGCAGTTCAAACACTTCCTGAAGGCTTCCCAGGTGAGCGACGACCTGAAGGTGTCAGTCTTCATAACGGCAATAGGGAAGAAAGCCTACAAATCCCTGAAAACATTGGTGGAACCAGAAAATCCGGAAAACAAGACGTACGAACAGTTGGTGCAGACCCTGCAAGAGCAGTACGTGCCCACAACCTCTGTAATTGCCGAGCAGTTCAAACTTAATCGGCGTTTTCAGCAAGACAGCGAAATAGTGGCAACTTTCGCGGTAGAACGGAAGCGGTTGGCGACGTCCTGCGACTTCGGGGCGTTTTTGGACGAGGCTCTTCGCGACAGGTTTGTGGCAGGACTTTGCGACAAAGAAACACAAGCACAGCTGCTAAAGAACAGCAAGTTGACGTTAAAAAATGCCTGCGATATCGCAAGGAGTATCGAGTTGGCCCGCAAGGAAAGTCGAGATATTCAGCCGGGTGCAGCGCAAGGAACTGTCAGCGCTATTCACCGCAAACCAGATAGCGGAAAACGCGCACCGCGCTGGAGAGAAGAAACTTCGGCGATGCCGGCTGATACAAGGGCGACGGAATCACTGCCCTGTATCCGATGCGGCTCAGAGCATGAAGCATCTATCTGCAAATTTCGAAAGTATCGTTGTCGGTTGTGGAAACGTGTCGGGCACTTGGGAGCTGTGAAGCTGtga
- the LOC119440313 gene encoding solute carrier family 22 member 7 — MDICFPQRLGATDLLTSECFDCQDGFGNGSFQRQFLLLSAVGLVLVCCHGALLPLVFGNVDHWCKRPAKLNISTYAWKSEAIPVEADGRHSRCYVYADAGEQRGNYTGDVVTCDEWDYDEKRAATSAVTTWNMVCHRRTLLTAVGVAQNAGAAVFLLVCGAASDLFGRMPVLVVSAAASFVTTLGGCLTANYVLYAAAQFVACGCVGVNSAVSLLVSFEVTVHKHRPLHLIFTATASFALADLWLLVVYSLSVDWMLKQVVFLAPTLLLLVTFNIAQESPRWLVAKRKLDEAEAVMLNAAKANEFSLPGTAYLLDKVKLEGLKNRYRMARTSNAGSFLLDVFTLRRRVIAMFAVQFSLTFAVYADTISMLARIDDAVGKGEPWFPWAAHGVRLLSYASVYTSVARFGLVTVLSTVLALVGVIHCLLSFVVVFPSWAAMGDALLVLSSGLVPMAVIVSIAYLMEVVPTAVRGGALGWALACGRVGAGGASSTFVLRQVGPNECLPEPLQPLRAIVANALATFLF; from the exons ATGGACATTTGCTTTCCACAGCGACTGGGCGCAACCGACCTACTGACGAGCGAGTGCTTTGACTGCCAGGATGGTTTCGGCAACGGCTCCTTCCAGAGGCAGTTTCTGCTCCTCAGCGCCGTGGGCCTCGTGCTGGTCTGCTGCCACGGCGCCCTGCTGCCGCTCGTTTTCGGTAACGTCGACCATTGGTGTAAGCGTCCGGCCAAATTGAACATCTCCACGTACGCCTGGAAGAGCGAAGCCATACCTGTTGAAGCCGACGGACGGCACAGTCGCTGCTACGTCTACGCGGACGCCGGAGAACAGCGGGGGAATTACACTGGAGACGTCGTCACTTGCGACGAATGGGACTACGACGAAAAGCGCGCCGCCACTTCTGCCGTGACCACCTGGAACATGGTTTGCCACAGACGCACCCTGCTTACCGCAGTGGGTGTGGCACAAAACGCCGGTGCTGCCGTCTTCCTGCTGGTCTGCGGCGCTGCGAGCGACCTATTCGGTAGGATGCCCGTACTTGTAGTGTCCGCAGCCGCATCATTCGTGACGACGCTAGGTGGCTGCCTCACCGCCAACTACGTGCTATATGCTGCAGCCCAGTTCGTCGCCTGCGGCTGCGTGGGTGTCAACAGTGCCGTCAGTCTGCTCGTTTCGTTCGAGGTGACTGTTCACAAACACCGGCCTCTGCATCTCATCTTCACAGCAACGGCGAGTTTTGCATTGGCAGATTTGTGGTTACTGGTCGTGTACAGCCTCTCTGTAGACTGGATGCTCAAACAAGTCGTCTTCCTTGCCCCGACACTGCTCCTCCTGGTTACCTTTAACATCGCCCAAGAATCTCCGCGCTGGCTGGTCGCAAAGCGCAAGCTCGATGAAGCAGAAGCCGTCATGCTCAACGCTGCTAAAGCGAACGAGTTTTCCCTGCCAGGCACGGCCTATCTCCTCGACAAGGTCAAGCTGGAGGGCTTAAAAAACCGGTATCGTATGGCGCGCACCAGCAATGCCGGCAGCTTTCTACTCGATGTGTTCACGCTCCGACGGCGAGTGATTGCGATGTTCGCCGTCCAATTCTCCCTCACGTTTGCAGTGTATGCCGACACAATATCGATGTTGGCTCGAATCGACGACGCTGTCGGCAAAGGCGAGCCCTGGTTCCCTTGGGCAGCACACGGCGTAAGACTGCTTAGCTACGCATCGGTTTACACATCTGTGGCCCGATTCGGACTCGTGACGGTCCTCTCCACGGTTTTGGCGCTTGTCGGTGTCATTCACTGTCTCCTGagcttcgttgtcgtcttcccgTCCTGGGCCGCCATGGGCGACGCCCTGCTCGTGCTTTCGAGTGGCTTGGTTCCAATGGCTGTCATTGTGAGCATCGCCTACCTCATGGAAGTGGTGCCAACGGCTGTACGTGGTGGCGCCCTGGGCTGGGCGCTCGCCTGCGGGCGTGTTGGCGCCGGGGGCGCCTCGTCGACCTTTGTGCTGCGACAAGTCGGCC CCAACGAGTGCCTTCCAGAACCACTCCAGCCCTTGCGGGCAATTGTtgccaatgcgctggcgacgttccTGTTCTGA